TTTTAGGGTCACTTACCCAAGAACATTATTGTCTAAATGATGACTAGTTTTTGCATATTAATTgctaaaaaaatgtgaaattttaaaaataagaagttaaatttaaaaataaacttatgtaatttctttttattttttcatcattttaaaattttctcatataatttaattttgtattcacttttttattttttttatacaagaTGGTTTGTTGTATAGATAAAAAGTTACCATAGTATATTCTTAGCAAACACCCTTTATAGtgggattattcatgtttaattaaaaaattaaaattattaccgagtaattttttcttatatcaAAATTTGTCATCTCAATTAGCACAAGCTAAAACAAAAAGGAGCAACATAgagtataataattataacaaaaatataaagagCATCTCTCGCATAACCAAAATAAACTTGGCATATAACATTGTGATTAATCTAAGAACAAAATGGCAAGTCAGTGATGCTTGAATGCACTATAACAGCGAGATTGAAACACGAACTACATTGTGAACCAGCATAACCACCAGAACCAAGCAGGAGTTAGTGAGCACATACGTCTATCCAAAACAAGATTACGGTAACACCAATCTCAGCTTCACAATACAAATAGACCATAGTAAGAACCTCCAGCATAGGCATCATCAGTACAGGCAACCTATTTGGGATTCCGTAGGACAATGATTACAGAGTCTCCTCGAAGGAACATTTTGCTGATGAACCTGTCCTTATTCACAGGCTGCGCCTTCTTTTTCCCTTTCCCGGTCTTTGGTACCTGCAgcaatcaacaatgaataagCACCTGTACTTCGGAATTGGTAAACAAGTAACCTTTTTTTCCTTTCAAGAATATTTcaattgaagaaaaatatgTATGATCTATCAATTAAGAAACTTTGTACAAATTGGGGGAGAAAAGGCATTCTTAGTTAAGACAAACCTCAGTCCACATTTCCCTGACATTTTCAAGCACCATATTGCAGTGACGATCAAAGGCTCTCACACGTCCTAGCAATTTTCTGTTGTTCCGGCAATTGATAAGGACCTGATTAGGCAAATCGGAAGTTTAGACAACTatacaaagtataaaaaatGTATACAGGGGAGAAAATATAATCACATTCCTTTGCATAGAGACATTGTCCAAAAGATGAAAGCAAAATGAATGAGATATCTTTTAGTTACATCAAGATTATTAGAACTTTCTATTCTAGGTAAATTACTATCAATTGTGCTCGTTCTTTTGCTGAAATTTTCACTCCTATTTCCACTTTCATTAAAAATGTAATTCAAAATGTAACTGTCACTGGAATTGTCACTACCACTTAGGATGGAACTCCCAATACTGATTTGAGAATGAAGATAACTGTCAATGCaattattaatgtgattattCCAACTATCTTTAGTATAATATCCGGAACGATCGTTATAAGTATTGTCACTCTTAGATTTCGAGTTCAGATAACTTGAAGTCCAATAATTCGAAAAAGAACTTTGTAGTTCTTAAAAGTTCCATAaacttatattataatataatctgCAAAGATAAAGAAGAATAGCAATTGTCGTGTACCTGTGTGTTATTCTTGACACTCATCATAAGAACGGAGAGAGGACCGGTATTAAACTCTTCTTCCTCATTCTTTCCCTGCCAAAGGTAACCTTCATGAGCTAATATAAGAAacaaaattacatataaatcACAGCATGAACATAAAGACCgcataattaagaaaatacaGCAGTTAAAAGTGGGCCATTGACTAGCACGGTTCTTGTGAAAGACACTTCAGTATGTACTCTACAAAACTGTGGGTGTATCAAAAGACGAATCTTTCCAAGATTATAGAAGAGATGAAAGACTAAAATGAACTCAATAATGAAAAACCTTTTTGATATAAATTACCATGTTAAGCACCTTCTAAAGTATGTCCATCATTCAGTTAATTAAGATCTGAATGGAAAATGGTTGAAGCTAGATGCAAAGCATCTGAAATGAGATTTGTCATGCTGCAACTTGGAAATCAGGTAACAGTATGACAAAAATCTTGCAATATGTTCATGTTAATATTTGAGAATCATCTACAACAATTCTAAAACCATAATCCCAAAATCGCACAGAGCATTAGATATAAAGTTGTTTTAGTGCTAAAATAAAGAAGAAATTgacattaaaaatcaaaatttttactTGTAGGCTGTGAATTGCTTGTTAACCAGCGCGTGAAATAAAGAAAAGATCGCACAGAGCATTAGATACACCTCCTATTTAACCAGCGCATGAAattgttaaataaaaaaattaaaaaaaaaaaactgtaaaTTGCCCATCTTTATATCAGTTTCTCCTCTTTTCCCTATATCTCTTTTCAAAAGACGTGAATAATCCCACCGTTGAATTATTatctaataattcaacctttgaaACTCCGCCTGCGAGTGCTTGTTATTTATTGTTCGTCCCAAACCCGGATAAAGGAGGAGGTTGAACGGTAGGTTAGTGAAAACCTACTCTGTAAAACTTGGTCACATCCCATAATTACATTGTTATTGTGAATCCAACCTTAGACTAGCATTTGCTCACAACATCCCTTACTAGTTAATCTGCTGcagtgttaaaaaaaaaaaaggaaatcaaACCTATTCTCAGCCCCACCCCTTCCACCGACCTATGTCTGACAAGCCCCCTCCCCACTCAATGCTCTTTCTTCATTAATGAACATAGCACGTTGCTCTTTGCAGAATTCAAGTATGAGTTTCACTATTTCAAAACTCTCTTTTTGCAACTTCAATAGGGCAACTAACATAGAGGACTCGAaaaatctttgttttttttctctttttcttttaacaATTTGACGCGCAGATTAACAAGTAATAGGGAATGTTGTGAACAAATGTTAgtcaaaggttagattattagaataaaataataaaggtGGGATCATTACAGCTCATGGGatgaaagattgaattattaatgtcaatctttcttaaaataaaaacctatGCAACTAAATTACACCTTTGACTAAGTTAAGGGGACAACTTGTCACTTTTGTCAATTTACATTGACTCCTACGGAACCAAGAgcgaaaagattgaaaaatcagTCATTCGAAACCACTGATGAAGGATTCCTCGAAAAGTTAAGGATTAGTAATCTTTTTTAGAAATCGAACGGATTCGGTCTTATACATACGCGAGGAAGTtaatcaaaaaagaaagaaaatgagttcttctttcttttatcACTTAGGAGTCGTGCGAGATGAAAGTCTCATGCATGGTTTTGAATGAGAGATAGCAGTGAGAAATCCTCTTTTCGACTCTGACAACTCTAGGCTCTATGTTTGTACTTGAGCCATCATTAACTCGAGCAAATGTCTTTTGTAGCTCATCTAGCATTCAGAAAAAATAGGCTTGGGTTTCGAAGATGGCGGATTGCAAACATAAATCAAGAAAAAGGACGGCTAAA
The Amaranthus tricolor cultivar Red isolate AtriRed21 chromosome 11, ASM2621246v1, whole genome shotgun sequence DNA segment above includes these coding regions:
- the LOC130827470 gene encoding uncharacterized protein LOC130827470, which produces MSRPMEEDAPGKNEEEEFNTGPLSVLMMSVKNNTQVLINCRNNRKLLGRVRAFDRHCNMVLENVREMWTEVPKTGKGKKKAQPVNKDRFISKMFLRGDSVIIVLRNPK